DNA from Flavobacterium aestivum:
GAGAATGCACCTCTAGTTGAAAAAGCAAGTATTGACGAATTCTATCTTGACATTTCAGGCATGGATAAATTCTATGGCTGTTATAAATGGACAAACGAACTCTCCCATAGCATTACTAAAGAAACAGGATTGCCCATCAGTTTTGCCTTATCAGTCAATAAAACTGTTTCTAAGATCGCCACAGGTGAAGGAAAGCCAAAAGGAAATTTAGAGATTCCGCAAAGCATGGTACAGCCTTTTCTGAACCCGCTTTCTATCCGTAAAATTCCAATGGTGGGTGAAGTCACCTTTAATCTGTTGTCCCGACTGGGTATCCGGAACATCGGAAAACTATCGGAAACTCCTGCTGAAGTATTACAGAGCCTGATAGGTAAAAATGGATTGGAACTATGGAAAAAAGCAAATGGCATTGACAATTCACCTGTTGAACCGTACAGGGAAAGGAAATCCCTTTCTACTGAACATACTTATCTTCAGGATACTATAGACATAGAACAGGTGAAATCATTGATTTTGGGAATGGTCGAAAAATTAGCGTATCAAGCACGGTGTGAAGGCTGGCTGGTATCAACGCTGTCCGTAAAAATACGGTATGCTAATTTTGATACTGAAAATCAGCAAAGAAGAATAGCCTATACTTCGTGCGATCATATTTTAACAAAGACGGCATTGGAGTTATTCCATAAACTGTACAATCGTCGGATGAGAATCAGGCTCGTTGGAATAACATTCACCGGTTTGGTGCGGGGAACCTACCAGATTAATATGTTTGAGGATACTGAAGAGATGATGGCATTATACCAGACGATGGATAAAATCAAAAACCGGTTTGGCTTTGATGCTGTTACCAGATGCGGGGGAAGAACTCTTAAATCAAAAGCAGGAAACATCATTTCGAATCCATGAGCCCAATTTATTAACCCTAAAAATACTGAATAATGTACCTGAACTGTCATTCTTTCCATTCACTCCGTTACGGGACTATTCCATTACAGGAACTGGTAGAACAGGCTGCGCAGTTTGGTGTGACAGAAATGGCATTGACAGATATTAATACAGTAACAGGAATTTATGATTTTATAAAGGCGTGTGAAGTGTTTAATATAAAACCTTTGGTTGGGATTGATTTTCGTAATAGCTGTAAACAATTGTATGTAGGTTTGGCAAAAAACAGTGACGGAATAGCAGAGATGAACCGATTACTGACCAGACATAATTTTGAGGATAAGATGCTTCCCAATCAGGCACCTGATTTTGAAAATACCTTTATCATTTATCCTTTTGATAATGTTCCTAAACAACTACAGGAAAATGAATATATCGGTATAACTGCGGAACAACTGTCTAAACTATACAATCCTACGTGGAAAAACAGGATTAATAAAATGGTGGTACTACAAAGCATTACCTATAGAACCAAAGAGGAATTTAATTTGCATAAGATACTCAGGGCAATCGATTTGAATATTATTGGTACCAAATTAACGGAGGCCAATCATTGCAAAATTTCTGAAGTTATGCTACCGGTAGAAAACCTTGTTTCTAAATTCAGGGACTATCCGGTTATTGTTGAAAACACCAAAAAAATAATAGCTCAATGTAATTTTCAATACGATTTCAGTACCCCAAAAAATAAAAAGCATTATACCGCAAACAAACAGGATGATATAAAATTACTGACCAGATTGGCTCATGAAGGCATGATCCGCCGTTATGGACATAATCATGAGGAAGCGATAAAAAGGGTAGAGAAGGAACTCAAGGTAATTGATGAACTAGAATTCAGCGGTTACTTTCTCATTACCTGGGATATTGTCCAGTATAGTATCAGTCAGGGTTTCCTTCATATAGGTCGTGGAAGCGGTGCCAATAGCATTATAGCTTACTGTCTGAACATCACCGATATCTGCCCATTGGAACTCGACTTATATTTTGAGCGTTTTTTAAACCTCAACCGTAAAACGCCGCCCGATTTTGATATTGATTGGTCGTGGCGGGAACGTGACATCATTTTGCAATACATATTCGATAAATACGGAGCCGACCATGTGGCTTTTTGCGGTACAAACGTAGAGTTCAAGTACCGTTCTATTTTTCGTGAAGTGGGCAAAGTCTTTGGTTTACCAAAGGAGGAACTAGATGAATTGGCAAAGAACCCAATGAAACAGCACCAAAAAAACAAAGTGGTCAAAATGGTGCAGCGTTACGGTATCATGCTTGAAAAATACCCAAACCAGCGCAGCATGCATTCCTGTGGCATTATCATTTCGGAAAAGCCAATTACCAATTATTCCGCTTTGGAAATGCCTCCAAAAGGATTTCCAATTGTACAGTTTGATATGCATGTAGCAGAAGAAATCGGTTTTGACAAGTTCGATATTTTAAGCCAGCGGGGTATTGGACATATTGACGATGCCGTAAAGCTGATCAGAAAAAACTGGAATCTCGAAGTCAATATCCGGGACACGTCAATCTCTAAAGATGAGGTAAAATGCAATGAATTTCTAAGTCGGGGCAAAACCATTGGCTGCTTTTATATTGAAAGCCCAGCGATGCGAGGTTTGCTCAGAAGGCTCAACTGTGATAATTACAAAGTACTGGTGGCGGCATCCTCCATTATCCGTCCGGGTGTGGCACAATCGGGAATGATGAAAGAATATATTTTCAGACATAATCATCCTGATCGTTTTGAATATTTCCATGAAGTCTTCAGAAAACAGTTAGGCGAAACTTATGGCATTATGGTATATCAGGAAGACGTGATTAAAATTGCACTGCATTATGGAGGATTGCCTGCTGCCGATGGTGATATCCTCAGACGTGCCATGAGTGGCAAGGGACGTTCCAAAGAAGCCCTGCAAAAGGTAAAAGACAATTTTTTTGCCTCCTGTAAAAAGCAGGGACATCCATTACAATTAAGTCAGGAAATCTACAGGCAGATCGAATCATTTGCTGGATATTCCTTTTGCAAGGCACACTCGGCATCCTACGCAGTGGAAAGTTACCAGAGCCTCTATTTGAAAGTCCATTACCCTATTGAATTTATGACTGCGGTAATCAACAATTTCGGAGGTTTTTATCGTACCGAAGTCTATGTGCATGAGGCAAGGATGTCTGGGGCGAAGATTCATAATCCATGTATCAATAAAAGCGATGTTCAGACCAATGTATATGGAAGGAATATTTATCTGGGATTTCAGCATTTGAAAAGCCTGCAATTTCATACTGCAGAATTGATTGTAAGCGAACGAGAT
Protein-coding regions in this window:
- the dinB gene encoding DNA polymerase IV, with amino-acid sequence MTRAIVHMDLDTFFVSCARLQNPQLNGIPLIVGGGERGVVASCSYEARYFGVRSAMPIRMALQLCPQVKIIKGDMELFSNKSHEVTQIIEENAPLVEKASIDEFYLDISGMDKFYGCYKWTNELSHSITKETGLPISFALSVNKTVSKIATGEGKPKGNLEIPQSMVQPFLNPLSIRKIPMVGEVTFNLLSRLGIRNIGKLSETPAEVLQSLIGKNGLELWKKANGIDNSPVEPYRERKSLSTEHTYLQDTIDIEQVKSLILGMVEKLAYQARCEGWLVSTLSVKIRYANFDTENQQRRIAYTSCDHILTKTALELFHKLYNRRMRIRLVGITFTGLVRGTYQINMFEDTEEMMALYQTMDKIKNRFGFDAVTRCGGRTLKSKAGNIISNP
- a CDS encoding DNA polymerase III subunit alpha; the encoded protein is MYLNCHSFHSLRYGTIPLQELVEQAAQFGVTEMALTDINTVTGIYDFIKACEVFNIKPLVGIDFRNSCKQLYVGLAKNSDGIAEMNRLLTRHNFEDKMLPNQAPDFENTFIIYPFDNVPKQLQENEYIGITAEQLSKLYNPTWKNRINKMVVLQSITYRTKEEFNLHKILRAIDLNIIGTKLTEANHCKISEVMLPVENLVSKFRDYPVIVENTKKIIAQCNFQYDFSTPKNKKHYTANKQDDIKLLTRLAHEGMIRRYGHNHEEAIKRVEKELKVIDELEFSGYFLITWDIVQYSISQGFLHIGRGSGANSIIAYCLNITDICPLELDLYFERFLNLNRKTPPDFDIDWSWRERDIILQYIFDKYGADHVAFCGTNVEFKYRSIFREVGKVFGLPKEELDELAKNPMKQHQKNKVVKMVQRYGIMLEKYPNQRSMHSCGIIISEKPITNYSALEMPPKGFPIVQFDMHVAEEIGFDKFDILSQRGIGHIDDAVKLIRKNWNLEVNIRDTSISKDEVKCNEFLSRGKTIGCFYIESPAMRGLLRRLNCDNYKVLVAASSIIRPGVAQSGMMKEYIFRHNHPDRFEYFHEVFRKQLGETYGIMVYQEDVIKIALHYGGLPAADGDILRRAMSGKGRSKEALQKVKDNFFASCKKQGHPLQLSQEIYRQIESFAGYSFCKAHSASYAVESYQSLYLKVHYPIEFMTAVINNFGGFYRTEVYVHEARMSGAKIHNPCINKSDVQTNVYGRNIYLGFQHLKSLQFHTAELIVSERDENGPYRSLEDFINRVPIGIESIQTLIFIGAFRFTGKTKNQLLIIARLILINFKPENGNLKLLQEPVKEYILPVLERSVFEDAFDEIELLDFPVSVTPFNLLQTSFRGDVMAKDLVSHHKKTVRMLAYLISRKHVPTKRGDMYFGTWIDAQGEFFDTAHFADSLQEYPFKGGGCYLLLGQVEVDYHFPTITISKMAKMPFIADSRYAATDEKRFQTQQKIREDVSMTHRAPYPQEHEYHMPRHRMTQ